A window from Streptomyces sp. NBC_00299 encodes these proteins:
- a CDS encoding AI-2E family transporter — protein MQAPTPLLPDPVRRLAAWCVVVLLVAGVVYVGIRLAVEFSTAVVPVLLAMLGTALLGPLHRRLVKAKVNRSVAAALTCVAVVAVVGGTVYIVAAAIVDSGDQIVASLKQAGQDLAEHFGAAGTSLDDVATNSKELLTKFGGTAASGVISGVSVVGETIAIAVLALLLVFFFLRDSDRAVDAVRSVVPRNSGDLVEAMARRAFRAVEGFMRGTTFIAFIDAVCITVGLLILDVPGAVGLGALVFIGAYIPYLGAFISGAVAVLVALADRGFVIALWVTGIVLAVQQLEGHVLTPVIQSRTVQMHPAVVMVTITAGASVAGILGMLLAVPLTAAATAVVHELRERYGDSEPSEPSAPPGPPTPPAPSDS, from the coding sequence GTGCAGGCCCCCACCCCGCTGCTCCCCGATCCCGTCCGGCGGCTCGCCGCCTGGTGCGTCGTCGTGTTGCTGGTCGCCGGGGTCGTCTACGTCGGGATCCGGCTGGCCGTGGAGTTCAGTACGGCCGTGGTGCCCGTCCTCCTCGCCATGCTCGGGACGGCGCTGCTCGGGCCGCTGCACCGGCGGCTGGTGAAGGCCAAGGTGAACCGGTCGGTGGCCGCCGCGCTCACCTGTGTCGCCGTGGTGGCCGTCGTGGGCGGGACCGTCTACATCGTCGCCGCCGCGATCGTCGACAGCGGGGACCAGATCGTCGCCTCGCTCAAGCAGGCGGGCCAGGACCTGGCCGAGCACTTCGGGGCCGCCGGAACCTCGCTGGATGACGTCGCCACCAACTCCAAGGAGCTGCTCACCAAGTTCGGCGGGACGGCCGCCTCCGGGGTCATCAGCGGGGTCAGTGTCGTGGGCGAGACCATCGCCATCGCCGTGCTCGCGCTGCTGCTCGTCTTCTTCTTCCTGCGGGACTCCGACCGGGCCGTCGATGCCGTGCGGTCCGTGGTGCCCCGTAACAGCGGGGACCTCGTGGAGGCCATGGCCAGGCGCGCCTTCCGGGCGGTGGAGGGGTTCATGCGGGGGACCACCTTCATCGCCTTCATCGATGCCGTCTGCATCACCGTCGGACTGTTGATCCTCGACGTGCCGGGTGCGGTCGGGCTCGGTGCGCTCGTCTTCATCGGGGCCTACATCCCCTATCTCGGCGCCTTCATCTCAGGAGCAGTCGCCGTGCTGGTCGCGTTGGCCGACAGGGGTTTCGTCATCGCGCTGTGGGTGACGGGCATCGTGCTCGCCGTGCAGCAGCTGGAGGGGCATGTGCTGACGCCGGTGATCCAGAGCCGGACCGTCCAGATGCACCCGGCCGTCGTCATGGTGACGATCACCGCGGGGGCCTCCGTGGCCGGCATCCTCGGCATGCTGCTCGCCGTACCGCTCACCGCAGCCGCCACCGCGGTCGTACACGAACTCAGGGAGCGCTACGGCGACTCGGAGCCCTCGGAGCCGTCCGCGCCCCCTGGCCCGCCCACGCCTCCGGCCCCCTCGGACTCGTAG
- a CDS encoding TetR/AcrR family transcriptional regulator yields the protein MAARTTKQSPIPSVWARPQRESDQPALSRATIVREAIAMLDAEGVEALSMRKLATRLNAGAASLYRHVATKDELMELAVDEVAAEIHVPPADSPDWRAAAGEAAGAFRSTALRHPWLSSVLGQAGLAYLGPNLMAFSERLAALFTAAGFAKPSGAIDTLLSYVIGMSTTEAAWLTTVARSGESEADFIARLMPAAQQAAAAHEHLAEGYAEALTATTDPVALRDEKFAYGLEVVLDGLALRLNR from the coding sequence ATGGCCGCCAGGACGACGAAGCAGAGCCCCATCCCCTCCGTCTGGGCCCGCCCCCAGCGCGAGTCCGACCAGCCGGCGCTCAGCCGCGCCACGATCGTGCGCGAGGCGATCGCCATGCTGGACGCGGAGGGCGTCGAGGCGCTGAGCATGCGCAAGCTCGCGACCCGGCTGAACGCCGGAGCCGCCTCCCTCTACCGGCACGTCGCCACCAAGGACGAGCTGATGGAGCTGGCCGTCGACGAGGTCGCCGCCGAGATCCACGTACCGCCCGCGGACAGCCCCGACTGGCGCGCGGCGGCCGGCGAGGCCGCGGGTGCGTTCCGCTCGACGGCTCTGCGGCACCCGTGGCTGTCGTCGGTGCTCGGACAGGCGGGCCTCGCCTATCTCGGCCCGAACCTCATGGCGTTCTCCGAGCGGCTGGCGGCCCTGTTCACGGCCGCCGGATTCGCGAAGCCGTCCGGGGCGATCGACACGCTGCTGTCGTACGTGATCGGCATGAGCACCACGGAGGCCGCCTGGCTCACCACGGTCGCCCGCTCCGGTGAGTCCGAGGCCGATTTCATCGCCCGCCTGATGCCCGCCGCCCAACAGGCGGCCGCGGCCCACGAGCACCTCGCCGAGGGGTACGCGGAGGCCCTCACCGCGACCACGGACCCGGTGGCCCTGCGCGACGAGAAGTTCGCCTACGGCCTGGAAGTGGTCCTCGACGGCCTGGCGCTACGCCTCAACCGCTGA
- a CDS encoding SseB family protein: protein MYGYDQNVGAQQQYASPQQPMAGGVGGYGQQPPLYPEPSPPSLADAVRAFTTGQMSAEDFQQVFATSKVYCPRGDNPGFLALHNTQQPVIPMFTSLKELRRYAGKESKYFVITGAEVIDLLPTGYGCVLDMEGEHRMVFDAKAVEQMVEFAMRRMYG from the coding sequence ATGTACGGCTACGACCAGAACGTCGGCGCTCAGCAGCAGTACGCCTCGCCGCAGCAGCCCATGGCCGGCGGCGTCGGCGGCTATGGCCAGCAGCCACCCCTGTACCCCGAGCCGTCACCGCCCTCGCTCGCGGACGCGGTGCGGGCCTTCACCACCGGGCAGATGTCCGCCGAGGACTTCCAGCAGGTCTTCGCGACGTCGAAGGTCTACTGCCCGCGCGGCGACAACCCGGGCTTCCTCGCCCTGCACAACACCCAGCAGCCGGTGATCCCGATGTTCACCTCGCTGAAGGAGCTGCGCCGGTACGCGGGCAAGGAGTCCAAGTACTTCGTCATCACCGGCGCCGAGGTGATCGACCTGCTGCCGACCGGCTACGGCTGCGTCCTCGACATGGAGGGCGAACACCGCATGGTCTTCGACGCGAAGGCCGTGGAGCAGATGGTCGAGTTCGCGATGCGGCGCATGTACGGCTGA
- a CDS encoding pirin family protein: protein MPAVTVENPLTLPRVAAPADAVARPVLTVTTAPSGFEGEGFPVRRAFAGINYRHLDPFIMMDQMGEVEYAPGEPKGTPWHPHRGFETVTYIIDGIFDHQDSNGGGGTITNGDTQWMTAGSGLLHIEAPPESLVMSGGLFHGLQLWVNLPAKDKMMAPRYQDIRGGNVQLLTTPDGGALLRVIAGELDGHQGPGATHTPITMIHATLAPGAEITLPWREDFNGLAYVLAGRGSVGAERRPIQLGQTAVFGDGGSLTVRADEKQDSHTPDLEVVLLGGQPIREPMAHYGPFVMNTRDELQQAFDDFQKGRLGTIPAVHGMSADGPSKG from the coding sequence ATGCCTGCAGTGACCGTCGAGAACCCGCTGACGCTGCCGCGCGTCGCCGCGCCCGCGGACGCCGTGGCCCGTCCCGTGCTGACCGTCACGACCGCGCCGAGCGGTTTCGAGGGTGAGGGCTTCCCGGTGCGCCGTGCGTTCGCCGGGATCAACTACCGCCACCTGGACCCGTTCATCATGATGGACCAGATGGGCGAGGTGGAGTACGCGCCGGGCGAGCCCAAGGGCACCCCCTGGCACCCGCACCGCGGCTTCGAGACCGTCACGTACATCATCGACGGGATCTTCGACCACCAGGACAGCAACGGCGGCGGTGGCACCATCACCAACGGCGACACCCAGTGGATGACGGCAGGCAGCGGCCTCCTCCACATCGAGGCCCCGCCGGAGTCCCTCGTCATGTCCGGCGGCCTCTTCCACGGCCTGCAGCTGTGGGTGAACCTACCGGCCAAGGACAAGATGATGGCCCCGCGCTACCAGGACATCCGCGGCGGCAACGTCCAGCTGCTCACCACCCCCGACGGCGGCGCGCTGCTGCGCGTCATCGCGGGCGAGCTGGACGGCCACCAGGGTCCCGGTGCCACCCACACCCCGATCACGATGATCCACGCGACGCTGGCTCCGGGCGCGGAGATCACCCTGCCGTGGCGGGAGGACTTCAACGGCCTCGCGTACGTCCTCGCGGGCCGAGGCAGCGTGGGTGCCGAGCGCCGCCCGATCCAGCTGGGCCAGACGGCGGTCTTCGGCGACGGCGGTTCCCTGACCGTCCGCGCCGACGAGAAGCAGGACTCCCACACCCCGGACCTGGAGGTCGTCCTCCTCGGCGGACAGCCGATCCGGGAGCCGATGGCCCACTACGGCCCGTTCGTCATGAACACCCGTGACGAACTCCAGCAGGCCTTCGACGACTTCCAGAAGGGCCGGCTCGGCACGATCCCGGCCGTGCACGGGATGAGCGCGGACGGCCCGTCCAAGGGCTGA
- a CDS encoding MFS transporter: protein MEGNVMDVKGTRDPRRWWILIVLCLSTLVLVVDSMALTVAVPVMTGDIGASAQDTQWILDSYILVFAGLLLTSGSLGDRFGRRKVMLIGLLLFGAASLAATWCTSPGEVIAARVAMGVGGALIMPSTLSILITVFDEEERGKAMAAWSSVSMLGLVGSPVLGGVLIDHFSWQSIFFINVPIVALAIVAALALMPESRAPWQKADPLGAVLSAVGMTALVWWIIELPQHGALGGRSTVTLVVAVASLAGFVVWENVTKSPMVPLVLFKHRNFSGGSLSLALVQIGNGGLLLVLTQYLQFVLGYSPLKAGLAFLPLAITALLGNGVGVKLAAKYGNRWVILAGMLVMVACFALMATVSADSGFTVPAVALGLLGLGAGLAMPAAVGALMGTIPEDKAGVGSALNDTIQQAGTALGIAILGSLLSSGFADRMPEGVPEEAQHSIAGAVAGGDAGLVAAAREAFTASMSTTFTVSAIGVLAAALLATLVMRDDRQKPDAADGTAGTDQSDLAAGQRLEPVV, encoded by the coding sequence ATGGAGGGGAACGTCATGGACGTCAAGGGAACGCGTGATCCACGCCGGTGGTGGATCCTGATCGTGCTCTGCCTGAGCACGCTCGTGCTGGTCGTCGACAGCATGGCGCTGACCGTCGCGGTGCCCGTGATGACCGGGGACATCGGGGCGAGCGCCCAGGACACCCAGTGGATCCTGGACTCCTACATCCTGGTCTTCGCCGGCCTCCTGCTCACCTCCGGCAGCCTGGGCGACCGGTTCGGACGCCGGAAGGTGATGCTGATCGGGCTCCTGCTCTTCGGGGCGGCCTCACTGGCCGCGACCTGGTGCACCAGCCCCGGCGAGGTGATCGCCGCACGCGTCGCGATGGGTGTCGGCGGGGCCCTGATCATGCCGTCCACCCTGTCGATCCTCATCACCGTCTTCGACGAGGAGGAGCGCGGCAAGGCGATGGCGGCCTGGAGCTCGGTGTCCATGCTCGGCCTGGTCGGCAGCCCGGTGCTGGGCGGCGTCCTGATCGACCACTTCTCCTGGCAGTCGATCTTCTTCATCAACGTGCCGATCGTGGCGCTCGCGATCGTCGCCGCCCTGGCGCTGATGCCGGAATCCAGGGCGCCCTGGCAGAAGGCGGACCCGCTGGGTGCGGTGCTGTCGGCGGTCGGGATGACGGCCCTGGTCTGGTGGATCATCGAGCTCCCGCAGCACGGTGCGCTGGGCGGGCGTTCCACGGTCACCCTGGTGGTGGCGGTCGCCTCCCTGGCCGGCTTCGTGGTCTGGGAGAACGTCACCAAGTCGCCGATGGTCCCGCTGGTCCTGTTCAAGCACCGCAACTTCAGCGGCGGTTCGCTCTCGCTGGCGCTCGTGCAGATCGGCAACGGCGGTCTGCTGCTGGTCCTCACCCAGTACCTGCAGTTCGTGCTCGGCTACTCGCCCCTCAAGGCGGGCCTCGCCTTCCTGCCGCTGGCGATCACCGCGCTGCTCGGCAACGGCGTGGGCGTCAAGCTCGCCGCGAAGTACGGCAACCGGTGGGTGATCCTCGCGGGGATGCTGGTGATGGTGGCCTGCTTCGCCCTCATGGCCACGGTCTCGGCGGACTCCGGTTTCACGGTCCCGGCGGTGGCGCTCGGTCTGCTCGGCCTCGGCGCCGGCCTCGCGATGCCGGCCGCGGTCGGCGCGCTGATGGGCACCATCCCCGAGGACAAGGCGGGCGTCGGCTCGGCCCTGAACGACACCATCCAGCAGGCCGGCACCGCACTCGGCATCGCGATCCTGGGCTCGTTGCTGTCGAGCGGCTTCGCGGACCGGATGCCCGAGGGGGTGCCGGAGGAGGCGCAGCACTCGATCGCCGGGGCGGTGGCCGGGGGTGACGCCGGTCTGGTCGCGGCGGCCCGCGAGGCCTTCACCGCCTCGATGTCCACCACCTTCACGGTCAGCGCGATCGGTGTCCTGGCGGCGGCGCTGCTGGCGACGCTGGTGATGCGGGACGACCGGCAGAAGCCGGACGCCGCGGACGGCACGGCCGGGACGGACCAGTCGGACCTCGCGGCCGGCCAGCGGCTCGAACCGGTCGTCTGA
- a CDS encoding intradiol ring-cleavage dioxygenase: protein MGRHHADEVHDGGVHEHDRGLSYDLPVLARRRMIRLMAGASLVPLVGCTSQDGTPASSSASSAKGSASSSASSAECATIPDETAGPFPGDGSNGVNVLKESGVVRSDITSSFGDSAGGTAEGVPLTVTLTVVDAASGCGTPKKGAAVYIWHCDRAGDYSLYSEGVTDENWLRGVQEADGSGQVTFRSIFPGCYAGRWPHIHFEVYGSLADATAATSITSTSQLAFPKDVCDTVYATDGYDESVRNLSSLSLETDGIFSDGYGRQLAVMTGSTAEGYTATLTVPV, encoded by the coding sequence ATGGGCCGACACCACGCCGACGAGGTCCACGACGGCGGAGTCCACGAGCACGACAGAGGGCTCTCGTACGACCTTCCCGTCCTCGCCCGCCGGCGCATGATCCGGCTGATGGCGGGCGCGAGCCTGGTCCCGCTGGTGGGCTGCACCTCGCAGGACGGGACTCCGGCGTCGTCCTCGGCCTCCTCCGCCAAGGGCTCCGCGTCGTCGTCCGCGTCGTCCGCCGAGTGCGCGACCATCCCGGACGAGACCGCCGGGCCCTTCCCCGGCGACGGCTCGAACGGCGTGAACGTACTCAAGGAGAGCGGTGTCGTCCGCAGCGACATCACCAGCAGCTTCGGCGACTCCGCGGGCGGCACCGCCGAGGGCGTGCCCCTGACCGTCACTCTCACGGTGGTCGACGCCGCCTCCGGCTGCGGGACGCCGAAGAAGGGCGCCGCGGTCTACATCTGGCACTGCGACCGGGCGGGCGACTACTCGCTGTACTCCGAGGGCGTCACCGACGAGAACTGGCTGCGCGGCGTCCAGGAGGCCGACGGCTCGGGCCAGGTCACCTTCCGGAGCATCTTCCCCGGCTGTTACGCGGGCCGCTGGCCGCACATCCACTTCGAGGTCTACGGCAGCCTGGCGGACGCCACGGCGGCCACGTCCATCACCAGCACCTCGCAGCTCGCCTTCCCGAAGGACGTCTGCGACACGGTCTACGCCACGGACGGCTACGACGAGAGCGTGCGCAACCTCAGCAGCCTCTCCCTGGAGACGGACGGCATCTTCAGCGACGGTTACGGCCGGCAGCTGGCCGTGATGACGGGCAGCACGGCGGAGGGTTACACGGCGACACTGACGGTTCCGGTGTGA
- a CDS encoding acyl-CoA dehydrogenase: MGHYKSNLRDIEFNLFEVLGRDKLYGTGPFEEMDVETAKSILEELTRLAENELAESFADADRNPPVFDPETNTAPVPASFKKSYKAFMDSEYWRLGLPEAIGGTTSPRSLIWAYAELLLGSNPAVWMYSSGPAFAGILYEEGNEVQKKIAQIAVDKTWGSTMVLTEPDAGSDVGAGRAKAVQQEDGSWHIEGVKRFITSGEHDMEENILHYVLARPEGHGPGTKGLSLFLVPKYLFDFETGELGERNGVYATNVEHKMGLKASNTCEMTFGDQHPAKGWLIGDKHDGIRQMFRIIEFARMMVGTKAISTLSTGYLNALEYAKERVQGPDLANFMDKTAPKVTITHHPDVRRSLMTQKAYAEGMRALVLYTASIQDEIQVKEAAGEDASTLEALNDLLLPIVKGYGSEKGYEQLAQSLQTFGGSGFLQEYPIEQYIRDAKIDTLYEGTTAIQGQDYFFRKIVRNQGAALNSLAEDIKKFLALGEGGEELAGAREHLAKAAVELEAIVGLMLTDLAATEQDVKNIYKVGLNTTRLLLASGDVVVGYLLLKGATVAAEKLETASAKDKAFYTGKIAAAKFFAANVLPGVTGARKLAEGVELDLMELDEAAF; encoded by the coding sequence ATGGGGCACTACAAGTCGAACCTCCGCGACATCGAGTTCAACCTCTTCGAGGTACTCGGACGCGACAAGCTGTACGGCACGGGTCCGTTCGAGGAGATGGACGTCGAGACCGCGAAGAGCATCCTCGAGGAGCTGACCCGGCTCGCGGAGAACGAGCTGGCGGAGTCCTTCGCCGACGCCGACCGCAACCCGCCGGTCTTCGACCCCGAGACGAACACCGCGCCCGTCCCGGCGTCCTTCAAGAAGAGCTACAAGGCCTTCATGGACTCCGAGTACTGGCGTCTGGGCCTGCCCGAGGCCATCGGTGGCACCACCTCCCCGCGCTCCCTGATCTGGGCGTACGCGGAGCTGCTGCTCGGCTCGAACCCGGCCGTGTGGATGTACTCCTCCGGCCCGGCGTTCGCCGGCATCCTCTACGAGGAGGGCAACGAGGTCCAGAAGAAGATCGCCCAGATCGCCGTCGACAAGACCTGGGGCTCCACCATGGTCCTCACCGAGCCGGACGCCGGCTCGGACGTGGGCGCCGGCCGCGCCAAGGCGGTCCAGCAGGAGGACGGCTCCTGGCACATCGAGGGCGTGAAGCGTTTCATCACGTCCGGTGAGCACGACATGGAGGAGAACATCCTCCACTACGTCCTCGCCCGCCCCGAGGGCCACGGCCCCGGCACCAAGGGCCTGTCGCTCTTCCTCGTCCCGAAGTACCTGTTCGACTTCGAGACCGGCGAGCTGGGCGAGCGCAACGGCGTCTACGCCACGAACGTCGAGCACAAGATGGGTCTGAAGGCCTCCAACACCTGCGAGATGACCTTCGGCGACCAGCACCCCGCCAAGGGCTGGCTGATCGGCGACAAGCACGACGGCATCCGCCAGATGTTCCGCATCATCGAGTTCGCCCGCATGATGGTCGGCACGAAGGCGATCTCCACGCTGTCGACGGGCTACCTGAACGCGCTTGAGTACGCCAAGGAGCGCGTCCAGGGCCCGGACCTGGCGAACTTCATGGACAAGACCGCGCCCAAGGTCACCATCACTCACCACCCCGACGTCCGCCGCTCGCTGATGACGCAGAAGGCGTACGCGGAGGGCATGCGCGCGCTGGTGCTCTACACGGCGTCCATCCAGGACGAGATCCAGGTCAAGGAGGCCGCCGGCGAGGACGCCTCCACGCTGGAGGCCCTGAACGACCTGCTCCTGCCGATCGTGAAGGGCTACGGCTCCGAGAAGGGCTACGAGCAGCTCGCCCAGTCGCTGCAGACCTTCGGCGGCTCCGGGTTCCTCCAGGAGTACCCGATCGAGCAGTACATCCGCGACGCCAAGATCGACACCCTGTACGAGGGCACGACGGCGATCCAGGGCCAGGACTACTTCTTCCGGAAGATCGTCCGCAACCAGGGCGCCGCGCTGAACTCGCTCGCCGAGGACATCAAGAAGTTCCTGGCGCTCGGTGAGGGCGGCGAGGAGCTGGCCGGCGCCCGCGAGCACCTCGCGAAGGCCGCCGTCGAGCTGGAGGCGATCGTCGGTCTGATGCTGACCGACCTCGCGGCCACCGAGCAGGACGTCAAGAACATCTACAAGGTGGGCCTGAACACCACCCGCCTGCTGCTGGCCTCCGGTGACGTGGTCGTCGGCTACCTGCTGCTCAAGGGCGCCACGGTCGCCGCCGAGAAGCTGGAGACGGCCTCCGCCAAGGACAAGGCCTTCTACACCGGCAAGATCGCGGCGGCGAAGTTCTTCGCGGCCAACGTCCTGCCGGGCGTCACCGGCGCGCGCAAGCTCGCCGAGGGCGTCGAGCTGGACCTGATGGAACTGGACGAGGCCGCCTTCTAG